A single Anatilimnocola floriformis DNA region contains:
- the def gene encoding peptide deformylase: MFVQIIAWPHSTLRHQSKPIRRVDAELKQMVREMFDLMYAAKGIGLAANQVNLPLRLFVMNLESDPAKKELEQVFINPVISGPKGSAEAEEGCLSLPGLYGPVVRPKQVRITAYGLDGREIDMIATELLGRCVQHEVDHLDGMMFIDRMSAGAKADIADELYDFETVFNSQRSTGGIPNDTVLAEERKKWELKYC; this comes from the coding sequence TTGTTCGTGCAGATTATCGCCTGGCCGCATTCGACCCTTCGCCACCAGTCGAAGCCCATCCGCCGCGTCGATGCGGAGTTGAAGCAGATGGTGCGGGAGATGTTCGACCTGATGTACGCCGCCAAGGGAATCGGCCTGGCCGCGAACCAGGTCAATCTGCCGCTGCGGCTGTTTGTCATGAACCTGGAGTCGGATCCGGCGAAGAAGGAACTCGAGCAGGTCTTCATCAACCCCGTCATCAGCGGGCCCAAGGGATCGGCCGAAGCCGAGGAGGGCTGCCTCAGCCTGCCTGGTTTGTATGGACCCGTTGTGCGGCCCAAGCAGGTGCGGATCACGGCCTATGGTCTCGACGGCCGAGAGATCGATATGATCGCGACGGAGTTGCTCGGCCGCTGCGTGCAGCACGAAGTCGATCATCTCGACGGCATGATGTTCATCGACCGCATGAGCGCCGGCGCCAAAGCCGATATCGCCGATGAACTGTATGACTTCGAAACCGTCTTCAACAGCCAGCGCTCGACCGGCGGCATTCCGAACGATACGGTGCTCGCCGAAGAGCGGAAGAAATGGGAACTGAAGTATTGCTAA
- a CDS encoding DUF1559 domain-containing protein, whose amino-acid sequence MFLWNAGGRVANLRTAKLSRTTLVRGFTLVELLVVIAIIGVLVALLLPAVQAARESARRMQCINHLKQLGLATHNFESTFGKLPDGSKTAALFGPSPHAYLLPTLEQKNISDRMDSSFAHGASADSGTGSGVLDHEYGSTIRPKIFKCPSEMNEFKGLVYGFTNYHTNYGSWVKLKNSWDGPYGTNFTPYGSVKPVDASKLRDITDGTSNTLLYAEVCNGIGADPSRRDPRRDCYEAGSQSQTTAADARAAFLAIDYKTAPTLGGWNWRGYPWREGSIWRNGFNTLLTPNKPCFRPNTEWWELVTPASSYHPGGASACLADGSVRFVTESVDADVWTASGTMAGGELGQLP is encoded by the coding sequence ATGTTTCTGTGGAATGCCGGCGGCCGTGTCGCCAATCTTCGCACCGCGAAGCTGTCTCGAACCACTCTGGTTCGTGGTTTTACCCTGGTCGAGTTACTCGTCGTCATCGCCATTATTGGCGTGCTCGTCGCGCTGCTGCTGCCTGCCGTGCAAGCCGCTCGCGAATCGGCCCGGCGGATGCAATGCATCAATCATTTGAAGCAACTGGGCCTGGCCACCCACAACTTCGAATCGACATTCGGCAAGTTGCCCGATGGCTCGAAAACGGCAGCGCTGTTTGGCCCTTCACCGCATGCTTACCTGCTGCCGACTCTTGAGCAAAAGAACATTTCTGACCGGATGGATTCGTCATTCGCACACGGCGCTAGCGCCGACTCCGGCACGGGAAGCGGCGTGCTAGACCACGAGTACGGCTCGACGATCCGGCCGAAGATTTTCAAATGTCCTTCGGAAATGAATGAGTTCAAAGGGCTCGTGTATGGCTTTACGAACTATCACACCAACTACGGCAGTTGGGTGAAGTTGAAGAACTCCTGGGATGGGCCGTATGGCACGAATTTCACGCCCTATGGCTCCGTAAAGCCGGTCGACGCGAGCAAACTACGCGACATTACCGACGGCACGAGCAACACGCTGCTCTACGCCGAGGTTTGCAACGGCATTGGCGCCGATCCGAGCCGCCGCGATCCACGGCGCGATTGCTACGAAGCCGGTTCGCAAAGTCAAACGACAGCGGCTGACGCTCGCGCCGCATTCCTGGCTATCGATTACAAAACGGCGCCGACGCTCGGCGGTTGGAACTGGCGCGGCTATCCGTGGCGCGAAGGTTCGATCTGGCGGAACGGATTCAATACGCTGCTCACGCCCAACAAACCGTGCTTCCGCCCCAACACCGAATGGTGGGAACTGGTCACGCCGGCGAGCAGCTATCACCCCGGCGGCGCGAGTGCCTGTCTCGCGGATGGCAGCGTTCGCTTCGTCACCGAATCGGTCGACGCCGACGTATGGACCGCGAGCGGCACCATGGCAGGCGGTGAACTTGGCCAACTGCCGTAG
- a CDS encoding acyl-CoA carboxylase subunit beta, whose product MTKAKSKDASADAAAETSFAEQMQQLLVGGGTAAIERQHAKGRGTARERIAQLLDAGSPWLEIGLWAAFEMYRDWGGAPAAGVVCGVGLIKGRRHMVIANDATVKAGAFFPMTAKKVLRAQKIAFLNRLPLVYLVDSAGVFLPLQEDVFPDEDDFGRIFRNNAVISAAGISQYAAILGNCVAGGGYLPVLCDKLLMTEGSGLYLAGPALVKSAIGQEVSSEDLGGALMHAAVSGTIDYREKDEASCLERLRGLVGLLPADPAVPPPPFSRSEARQPSSAVAALEAFARGERKGSTDVRDLLAAFVDAGSFEEYKADYGQTLVCGTARIGGFPVGIVANQLHRIKTARGEFQFGGVVYVDSADKAARFVMSCNQDQIPLLFLQDVNGFMVGRDSERDGIIKAGAKLVSAVSNSRVPKLTLITGGSFGAGNYALCGKAFDPRFIFAWPHARCAVMGAQQATNTLLDVMVASMKKQGHTADADELAQLREQVAGDYERQTDVRYAAARLWVDAIIEPAETRNTLIQSLEIVTRQAVEEPYRLGVFQV is encoded by the coding sequence ATGACGAAAGCGAAATCTAAGGACGCCAGCGCAGATGCAGCGGCGGAAACTTCGTTCGCCGAGCAAATGCAACAACTGCTCGTCGGCGGTGGTACTGCAGCAATTGAACGACAACATGCAAAGGGACGCGGCACCGCCCGAGAGCGCATCGCGCAATTGCTCGATGCGGGCTCGCCGTGGCTGGAGATTGGTTTGTGGGCCGCGTTCGAAATGTATCGGGACTGGGGCGGCGCTCCGGCTGCTGGTGTGGTGTGCGGCGTGGGTTTGATCAAGGGACGCCGACACATGGTCATCGCCAACGATGCCACGGTAAAAGCCGGCGCGTTCTTTCCGATGACGGCCAAGAAGGTTCTTCGCGCGCAGAAGATCGCTTTTCTCAATCGGCTGCCGCTCGTTTATCTCGTCGACTCGGCGGGTGTCTTTCTGCCTCTGCAGGAAGATGTCTTTCCGGATGAAGATGACTTCGGTCGGATCTTTCGCAACAACGCGGTGATCTCGGCCGCGGGCATTTCGCAATACGCTGCCATCCTCGGCAACTGCGTCGCTGGTGGCGGTTACCTGCCGGTGCTCTGCGACAAACTGTTGATGACGGAAGGCTCCGGCCTGTATCTCGCCGGTCCTGCACTGGTGAAGAGTGCGATCGGGCAGGAAGTCTCGAGCGAAGATCTCGGCGGCGCGCTGATGCATGCTGCCGTCAGCGGTACGATCGATTATCGAGAGAAGGATGAAGCGAGTTGCCTCGAACGGCTGCGCGGACTAGTTGGCTTGTTGCCGGCCGATCCCGCAGTTCCGCCGCCCCCCTTTTCGCGCAGCGAAGCGCGTCAACCTTCGTCTGCCGTTGCTGCGCTGGAAGCTTTCGCCCGCGGCGAGCGGAAGGGCAGCACCGACGTGCGCGATCTGCTCGCCGCGTTCGTCGATGCGGGGTCGTTCGAAGAATACAAAGCCGATTACGGCCAAACGCTGGTTTGCGGCACCGCACGGATCGGCGGTTTTCCCGTCGGCATTGTGGCCAATCAATTGCATCGGATCAAAACCGCCCGCGGCGAGTTTCAGTTCGGCGGCGTGGTGTATGTCGACTCAGCTGACAAAGCCGCGCGGTTTGTGATGAGCTGCAATCAGGATCAAATTCCGCTGCTATTTTTGCAGGACGTCAACGGATTCATGGTGGGCCGCGATAGCGAACGCGATGGCATTATCAAAGCCGGGGCAAAACTCGTCTCCGCCGTTAGCAACAGTCGCGTGCCGAAACTCACGCTCATCACCGGCGGCTCGTTTGGCGCCGGGAACTACGCTCTCTGCGGCAAAGCCTTTGACCCGCGGTTCATCTTCGCCTGGCCGCACGCCCGCTGCGCGGTGATGGGCGCCCAGCAAGCGACAAACACGCTGCTCGACGTGATGGTCGCCAGCATGAAGAAGCAAGGGCACACTGCCGACGCTGACGAACTCGCGCAACTCCGCGAACAAGTAGCCGGCGATTACGAACGGCAAACCGATGTCCGTTACGCGGCCGCGCGGCTGTGGGTCGATGCGATCATCGAGCCAGCGGAAACTCGCAACACGCTGATTCAATCGCTGGAGATCGTCACGCGGCAGGCCGTTGAAGAGCCGTATCGGCTCGGTGTGTTTCAGGTCTAG
- a CDS encoding type II secretion system F family protein has protein sequence MATANLSPRQTLSLEQLIALSDEIAALARTGMPLDQGLSALGHELPGRLGRVSREMGSELAAGMSLDQVVARSGTQFPPGYQALVEAGLRAGNLPGILQGMMQLARKTGELRRQMLLAAINPLLVVCVTWILFLFWLNKLAGVYLMVAADWDIDVSLPQAVLRSLRQTQWLWEWLVPAAFLALIVWSWRRSSRGLGEWSLLDLPTLGVVRGLGLMRRAGQSAVLCDQLAILLEHGLPLTEALRLAGGTLTSQPLARATLEFANQLERGQMARPPQPFPPLVACLLLDAPSGQHLSTNLRQLAANYHAEVRRRGLWLATWVPSIFTLAIGGSLALFHLLITLGPWLVIMRKMVEV, from the coding sequence ATGGCGACGGCGAATCTATCACCGCGGCAAACTTTGTCGCTCGAGCAATTGATCGCGCTCAGCGATGAGATTGCTGCGCTCGCCCGTACCGGCATGCCGCTCGACCAAGGGCTGAGCGCGCTTGGCCATGAGTTGCCGGGTCGGCTCGGCCGTGTATCGCGCGAAATGGGGAGTGAACTGGCCGCGGGCATGTCGCTCGATCAAGTTGTCGCTCGTTCGGGTACGCAGTTTCCGCCCGGCTATCAAGCACTTGTCGAGGCTGGTCTTCGCGCCGGCAATCTGCCGGGCATTCTGCAGGGGATGATGCAGTTAGCTCGCAAGACCGGCGAACTGCGGCGGCAAATGCTGCTCGCCGCGATCAATCCGCTGCTCGTTGTCTGCGTGACCTGGATCCTTTTTCTCTTCTGGCTTAACAAGCTTGCCGGCGTATACCTGATGGTCGCTGCGGATTGGGACATCGATGTCTCTCTTCCGCAAGCCGTGCTCCGTTCTCTGCGGCAGACGCAATGGCTCTGGGAATGGCTCGTGCCGGCAGCCTTTCTCGCGCTCATTGTCTGGTCGTGGCGTCGTTCGTCTCGAGGACTGGGTGAATGGTCGCTGCTCGACTTGCCAACGCTCGGTGTGGTTCGTGGCCTGGGACTGATGCGCCGCGCAGGACAATCGGCAGTCCTGTGCGATCAACTGGCGATCTTGCTCGAGCATGGCTTGCCGCTGACCGAAGCTCTGCGCCTAGCGGGCGGTACGCTGACATCGCAGCCGCTGGCTCGCGCCACGCTCGAATTCGCAAATCAACTCGAGCGCGGTCAAATGGCAAGGCCTCCGCAACCATTCCCGCCGTTGGTAGCTTGCCTGCTGCTCGATGCTCCGAGCGGTCAGCACCTCAGCACTAACCTGCGGCAACTCGCCGCCAACTACCACGCCGAAGTTCGTCGTCGCGGCCTATGGCTCGCCACCTGGGTTCCGTCAATTTTCACCCTGGCGATCGGTGGCAGCCTGGCCCTGTTTCATCTGTTGATCACGCTGGGGCCCTGGCTCGTCATCATGCGCAAGATGGTGGAGGTTTGA
- a CDS encoding HAD family hydrolase: MVRRPSPDLELLRADIPKSGYRAVVFDFDGTLSLLRRNWQGIMVPMMVDHLSRLDTGEPQNSLKKLVEQFVIELTGQPTMVQMQRLAAEIRQRGHMPQAADVYFQQYQDSLMLQTNARIRAVTRGHASPDMMAVAGTRRMLDELQLRKIHLVLASGTELKDVKNELQVLDFHTYFEPRVHCPVDQDPKFSKLAVMQQLVKQGYSARSIIAIGDGPTEILAIKQLGGLAIGLASNEVTGTGVDPLKREHLIRAGADIIIGDYRCWQELFQRLGFADMV, encoded by the coding sequence ATGGTTCGTCGCCCCAGTCCCGACTTGGAATTGCTCCGCGCCGACATTCCCAAGTCGGGCTATCGCGCGGTGGTCTTTGATTTCGATGGCACGCTGTCGCTCCTGCGCCGCAACTGGCAGGGCATCATGGTGCCGATGATGGTCGATCATCTATCGCGTCTCGATACTGGCGAGCCGCAGAACAGTCTGAAGAAACTCGTCGAGCAGTTCGTCATCGAGTTGACTGGCCAGCCGACGATGGTTCAGATGCAACGCCTCGCCGCGGAGATTCGTCAGCGTGGGCACATGCCGCAAGCCGCGGATGTCTACTTTCAGCAGTATCAAGACAGCCTGATGCTGCAAACCAATGCCCGCATCCGCGCGGTGACTCGCGGCCATGCCTCGCCCGACATGATGGCCGTTGCTGGCACGCGGCGGATGCTGGACGAGTTGCAGCTGCGAAAGATTCATCTGGTGCTCGCCTCCGGCACCGAGCTGAAAGATGTGAAGAACGAGCTGCAGGTGCTCGACTTTCACACCTACTTCGAGCCCCGCGTGCATTGTCCTGTAGATCAGGATCCCAAGTTCTCGAAGCTCGCCGTCATGCAGCAGCTGGTGAAGCAAGGCTATTCGGCCCGCAGCATCATTGCCATCGGCGACGGCCCCACCGAGATTCTGGCCATCAAGCAGCTCGGCGGCCTGGCGATTGGCCTCGCTAGCAACGAGGTCACAGGGACGGGCGTTGATCCGCTGAAGCGTGAGCACTTGATCCGCGCCGGCGCAGACATCATCATCGGCGACTATCGCTGCTGGCAGGAACTGTTTCAGCGGCTGGGTTTTGCCGATATGGTTTGA
- a CDS encoding Gfo/Idh/MocA family protein — MTELLPLDYLPKLPKHRDAPIGCIGSGFIMADCHLVAYRKSGFNPVAIASRTPAHAQRVAERHSLAAYDTYQEMLASGKVEVVDVAVPPDTQIDVIRNVCKFKKQVRGILAQKPLGGNLAEAREIVQICKRAGITLAVNQNMRYDQSIRGLKSLLDRGALGEPVLATIDMRAIPHWMPWQQRQGWVTLRIMSIHHLDTFRLLFGDPVRVFCSTRPDPRTAKKFAHTDGICLYILEYANGLRAMGCDDVWTGPALEGAEKDISIRWRVEGTQGLARGTIGWPDYPHPTPSTLDYTTTQQPGYWLQPRWKEVWFPDAFAGTMAQLLCALEDKAEPEISGADNLKTMALVDACYLSAAEHRAVTLKEVMKR, encoded by the coding sequence ATGACTGAACTCCTTCCGCTGGATTACCTCCCCAAACTTCCCAAGCACCGCGATGCGCCGATCGGTTGCATTGGCAGCGGCTTTATCATGGCCGATTGCCATTTGGTGGCTTATCGAAAGTCGGGATTCAATCCCGTGGCGATCGCGTCTCGGACTCCGGCGCACGCGCAGCGCGTGGCCGAGCGGCATTCATTGGCAGCGTATGACACCTATCAAGAGATGCTCGCCAGCGGCAAAGTCGAGGTGGTCGATGTCGCGGTGCCGCCCGATACGCAGATCGATGTGATTCGCAACGTCTGCAAATTCAAAAAGCAAGTGCGCGGCATCCTCGCGCAAAAGCCGCTCGGCGGTAACCTAGCCGAGGCCCGCGAGATCGTGCAGATCTGCAAGCGAGCCGGCATCACGCTCGCCGTGAATCAGAACATGCGTTACGACCAGTCGATCCGTGGGCTGAAGAGTCTGCTCGATCGCGGCGCGCTCGGCGAACCTGTTTTGGCGACCATCGACATGCGGGCTATTCCGCACTGGATGCCTTGGCAGCAACGGCAAGGCTGGGTCACGTTGCGGATCATGTCGATCCATCATCTCGATACCTTCCGCCTTCTCTTCGGCGATCCCGTGCGCGTCTTTTGCAGCACGCGACCCGACCCGCGGACGGCGAAAAAGTTTGCGCATACCGACGGCATTTGTCTCTACATTCTCGAATACGCCAATGGCCTGCGGGCGATGGGTTGCGATGATGTATGGACGGGGCCCGCTCTCGAAGGAGCCGAGAAAGATATTTCGATTCGCTGGCGCGTCGAGGGAACGCAAGGCCTGGCCCGAGGCACAATCGGCTGGCCTGACTATCCGCATCCGACACCGAGCACTCTCGATTACACGACCACCCAACAGCCCGGTTATTGGCTGCAACCGCGTTGGAAAGAGGTTTGGTTCCCCGATGCCTTCGCCGGGACGATGGCGCAGCTACTCTGCGCGTTGGAAGATAAAGCCGAGCCAGAAATCAGTGGCGCGGATAATCTGAAAACGATGGCGCTCGTCGATGCTTGTTATTTATCTGCCGCCGAACATCGAGCAGTGACGCTGAAGGAAGTAATGAAGCGCTAG
- a CDS encoding PTS sugar transporter subunit IIA produces the protein MLLRLAIHGCIPAANIPSLTTAVMQRESLGSTGIGKGIAMPHTKHASLERKIIGAFMFRPAVPFDCVDGELADIFLIFLTMKQEHPEPAVRKFIPELHRQLRSDEFCEQLRCCETGEEMRQLLGRIEAQKE, from the coding sequence ATGCTGTTGCGACTGGCGATTCACGGCTGCATTCCGGCGGCGAACATCCCTTCTCTCACTACGGCGGTGATGCAGCGCGAGTCACTCGGCTCGACAGGCATTGGCAAAGGGATTGCCATGCCGCACACCAAGCATGCTTCGCTGGAACGCAAGATCATCGGCGCATTTATGTTTCGGCCCGCGGTGCCGTTTGACTGTGTCGACGGTGAACTTGCCGACATCTTTCTGATTTTTCTCACGATGAAGCAAGAGCACCCTGAACCTGCCGTTCGCAAGTTCATTCCTGAGCTCCATCGGCAACTGCGAAGCGATGAGTTCTGCGAACAGCTTCGCTGCTGCGAGACGGGCGAAGAGATGCGCCAATTGCTCGGAAGGATCGAGGCGCAAAAAGAATGA
- a CDS encoding type II secretion system F family protein — protein sequence MAETTANSTTELAQLLVQGTQSSLPLAEALLAAADSTPDRRLAKSLRAVAQRIQTGEPLPQILTKNSPLPASLSGLLKASLATGDPSSAITEWLLARQQAGAHWRNVVQSLTYPLVTLAGTYLLFLFLAFHVGPVLRQVVEDMGWQTSQAFLATYEIARKAASLSLLLLGGAAILLLLVRVIGGRRGWSQWMSVTPIFGPLWHWSGSSEFYRALAIMLERQIALPEALRLTGCGIADAALARHADVLAQRVEQGSTLTRAAEAVPGLPESTLPLIRVGERTDTLPATCRVAAEMLDARLQAQASLIMLLAPTVIYLLAGGLYAAMAAACIVPLRVFTDLMTSWGTPSPSSMPALRELMEGARATSWSILIVPGLAILVSLQILHRKRVIRSNLARIILTTAAWLTILLGLVGIIISGLSWLSLLFLPLCGLALMMLVDRYRLGEHQALINSLAFAADKGIPLPESALAFAAENVGDTGARAYRLATQLEAGVTLSAAARGARLRLNTAQRLAVNLSDVLVARGLALRTQLNWVSDSDAAFRVIVNRLLYFCGLVLTMLLVSAYSMFGFVLVFRRMFDEFGLRLPAPTLLLFEMADWIKGGGFLLLLPLLLAMLGVSALATIFYTGCYDFPVVFGSQARRRYANVADVARVMDLFKGLRYFFWRYDASLVLRSLSLLLEQRVPLPQALTLLANVYPRGSVRRRLSQVALDVEQGGNWLPAMQRQWLLGPAEVAVLQAAARADNLPWALDEMGDSLMRRMTYRLTLLHQILHPILLLIFGTFVAFVVVSLMLPLIALIQGLS from the coding sequence GTGGCTGAAACCACTGCCAACTCGACGACCGAACTCGCGCAACTGCTTGTGCAAGGGACGCAGTCCAGCCTGCCATTGGCCGAAGCGCTGCTCGCCGCCGCCGATAGCACACCCGATCGACGTCTGGCGAAGTCGCTCCGCGCTGTTGCTCAGCGCATCCAAACCGGCGAACCGCTGCCGCAGATCCTCACCAAAAATTCGCCGTTGCCCGCGTCGCTGTCGGGACTCTTGAAGGCGTCGCTCGCCACGGGCGATCCGAGCAGTGCGATTACCGAATGGCTTCTCGCGCGGCAGCAAGCCGGCGCGCATTGGCGAAACGTAGTTCAGTCGCTCACCTATCCGTTGGTGACGCTCGCGGGTACGTACCTGCTATTCCTCTTTCTGGCATTTCACGTCGGGCCGGTTCTGCGCCAAGTTGTCGAAGATATGGGATGGCAGACTTCGCAAGCCTTCCTGGCGACATATGAAATTGCCCGGAAAGCAGCGTCTCTCTCACTGCTGCTGCTCGGCGGCGCCGCCATCTTGCTGCTGCTTGTCCGCGTCATTGGCGGGCGCAGAGGGTGGTCTCAATGGATGTCGGTGACGCCGATCTTTGGACCCTTGTGGCACTGGAGCGGCAGCAGCGAATTCTATCGAGCACTGGCGATCATGCTGGAGCGGCAAATCGCTCTGCCGGAGGCCTTGCGACTTACCGGCTGCGGAATTGCCGATGCAGCGCTCGCTCGGCATGCCGATGTGCTGGCCCAGCGCGTCGAGCAAGGATCAACGCTCACGCGGGCAGCCGAGGCCGTTCCGGGATTGCCAGAATCGACCTTACCGCTGATTCGCGTGGGCGAACGGACTGACACTCTGCCCGCGACTTGTCGTGTGGCGGCAGAGATGCTCGATGCCCGGCTCCAGGCGCAGGCGTCGCTCATCATGCTGCTCGCGCCGACGGTGATCTACTTGCTGGCTGGCGGGTTGTACGCCGCCATGGCCGCAGCTTGCATCGTCCCGTTGCGAGTCTTTACTGACCTGATGACTTCCTGGGGCACACCATCTCCCAGCTCCATGCCAGCACTGCGCGAACTGATGGAAGGCGCGCGAGCGACATCGTGGTCGATCTTGATCGTTCCCGGCCTGGCAATCCTCGTCTCGCTGCAAATCTTGCATCGCAAACGTGTCATTCGTTCGAACCTGGCCCGCATCATTCTCACGACCGCGGCCTGGCTGACGATTCTGCTCGGGCTCGTCGGCATCATCATCAGTGGGCTCTCGTGGCTGAGCCTCCTTTTCCTGCCGTTGTGCGGTCTGGCCCTGATGATGCTTGTCGATCGCTATCGCCTCGGCGAGCATCAAGCCCTGATCAATTCCCTGGCGTTCGCGGCCGACAAAGGAATCCCGCTCCCCGAGTCAGCCTTGGCATTTGCCGCTGAAAATGTGGGCGATACGGGCGCTCGCGCGTACCGCTTGGCAACGCAATTGGAAGCTGGCGTGACTCTTTCGGCGGCTGCCCGCGGCGCGCGACTGCGACTGAATACCGCTCAACGACTGGCCGTGAACTTGAGCGATGTATTGGTGGCCCGCGGCCTGGCCTTGCGGACGCAACTCAACTGGGTCAGCGATTCGGATGCTGCCTTCCGGGTCATCGTCAATCGCCTCCTCTATTTTTGCGGCCTGGTGCTGACGATGCTCTTGGTCAGCGCCTATTCCATGTTCGGCTTTGTATTGGTGTTTCGCCGGATGTTCGATGAGTTCGGTCTGCGTTTGCCGGCGCCCACTCTGCTTCTGTTTGAGATGGCCGATTGGATTAAGGGAGGTGGCTTTCTGTTGCTCCTGCCGCTGTTGCTGGCCATGCTGGGCGTCAGTGCGCTGGCGACGATTTTTTACACCGGCTGTTATGACTTTCCTGTGGTGTTCGGCTCGCAGGCGCGTCGCCGTTATGCCAATGTCGCTGATGTTGCGCGCGTCATGGATCTGTTCAAAGGATTGCGGTACTTCTTCTGGCGGTATGACGCGAGTCTCGTGTTGCGCAGTTTGTCGCTGCTGCTCGAACAGCGCGTGCCGTTGCCGCAGGCCCTCACCCTGCTGGCAAACGTTTATCCCCGCGGCAGTGTCCGCCGCCGACTAAGTCAGGTCGCGCTTGATGTGGAACAGGGTGGCAATTGGCTACCGGCCATGCAGCGACAATGGTTACTCGGCCCCGCCGAGGTCGCGGTGTTGCAAGCGGCCGCCCGCGCCGACAATTTGCCTTGGGCGCTCGACGAAATGGGAGACTCGCTGATGCGCCGGATGACTTATCGGCTCACGCTGTTGCATCAAATCTTGCATCCGATTCTGCTGCTGATATTCGGCACGTTTGTGGCTTTCGTCGTCGTCAGTCTTATGCTGCCACTGATCGCCCTCATTCAAGGACTTTCCTAG
- a CDS encoding bifunctional heptose 7-phosphate kinase/heptose 1-phosphate adenyltransferase — translation MLSAARLDSILSALPRLTIGLVGDLFLDRYLELQPVGETSIETGLVAHQVTRIRNFPGALGTVMNNLSALGVGLMLPTTVIGDDGHGFDLLREVRRLPVDPQNIICDPQRLTPTYTKPMQPVGDKVQELNRFDVRTRAPLSDNVQDLLCQRIEHTWQSSDGLIVLDQVNELGCGVVTDRVRDFLHELSKRNPQKLIYSDSRQRLRDFSFGVLKGNRAEIAGAVGIDPAADLSAFHTAAAQFAAKTKQPVFCTIGELGTLVATVDGKSTIVPAPQVTGPIDICGAGDSATSGIVTALLTGASPVEAAEFGNLIASITIQQLGTTGTATPAQIRDRWRSIQ, via the coding sequence TTGCTCTCCGCCGCCCGCCTCGATTCCATTCTCAGTGCCCTGCCCCGACTCACCATCGGCCTCGTCGGCGACTTGTTTCTCGATCGCTACTTGGAACTGCAGCCGGTCGGCGAGACTTCGATCGAAACGGGCCTCGTCGCGCATCAAGTCACCCGCATTCGCAACTTTCCCGGCGCGCTCGGCACGGTGATGAACAATCTGTCTGCGCTGGGCGTCGGCCTGATGTTGCCGACCACGGTGATCGGCGACGACGGCCATGGCTTTGATCTTCTGCGCGAAGTGCGCCGCCTGCCGGTTGATCCACAGAACATCATTTGCGATCCGCAGCGTCTCACGCCGACCTACACCAAGCCGATGCAACCCGTCGGCGACAAAGTGCAGGAGCTGAATCGGTTCGACGTGCGGACTCGCGCGCCGCTGTCGGACAACGTACAGGACTTGCTCTGTCAGCGAATCGAGCACACTTGGCAATCGAGCGATGGCCTGATTGTGCTCGATCAGGTGAACGAGCTCGGCTGCGGCGTGGTGACCGATCGTGTACGCGACTTCTTGCATGAGCTATCAAAACGGAATCCCCAAAAACTGATCTACAGCGACAGCCGACAACGGCTGCGCGATTTTTCCTTCGGCGTGCTGAAGGGAAACCGAGCCGAAATCGCCGGCGCGGTTGGAATCGATCCGGCTGCCGACCTCTCAGCGTTTCATACCGCCGCGGCACAGTTTGCCGCCAAGACCAAGCAGCCCGTCTTCTGTACCATCGGCGAACTCGGCACGCTGGTGGCAACCGTCGATGGTAAATCGACGATTGTCCCCGCGCCGCAAGTGACCGGTCCGATCGATATCTGCGGCGCCGGCGATTCCGCGACCAGCGGCATCGTCACCGCGCTGCTCACGGGCGCTTCGCCGGTCGAAGCCGCCGAGTTCGGCAACCTGATTGCCTCGATCACGATCCAGCAATTGGGAACGACAGGTACAGCCACGCCGGCGCAAATTCGCGATCGTTGGCGTTCCATTCAATGA